In Trifolium pratense cultivar HEN17-A07 linkage group LG7, ARS_RC_1.1, whole genome shotgun sequence, a genomic segment contains:
- the LOC123898331 gene encoding thioredoxin-like protein CXXS1 produces MEGQEHLKKSKVIKIDSKKSWEHYISYATNQNYLVVVHFSAFWCVPSILMNSFFKELASNYQDVLFLTLDVDEVEEIASKMEIKAIPTFLLLSGGIPVDKIVGANSDEIRKRVDHFIQSTPS; encoded by the exons ATGGAGGGCCAAGAACATCTCAAAAAGTCTAAGGTTATCAAAATAGACTCGAAAAAATCATGGGAACATTACATCTCTTATGCTACCAATCAAAATTACCTT gttGTGGTTCATTTCTCTGCTTTTTGGTGTGTGCCATCTATACTTatgaattctttttttaaagaattggCCTCCAACTATCAAGATGTTCTTTTTCTAACATTGGATGTGGATGAGGTTGAG GAAATTGCCTCCAAGATGGAAATTAAAGCCATACCTACCTTTCTATTGTTGAGTGGAGGAATTCCTGTGGACAAAATTGTGGGTGCAAATTCTGATGAAATAAGGAAAAGGGTTGATCATTTTATTCAATCAACTCCTTCATAA